The Scheffersomyces stipitis CBS 6054 chromosome 5, complete sequence genome contains the following window.
GAggcaaagttcttgatctgGTTTCTAACTACGTCAATACCTCTGTCGTCCGATGCATTGAGCTCAAGAACCATgttcttgtagttggtGCCGTAGATCTCGCGCGCCAACGCTATGATAGTAGAAGTTTTCCCAGTACCAGGAGGTCCATAGAATAGCAAATGGGGCAATCTGTTTTCATGGGCAAATTTCTTAACTGTCTGgacaatctcttcttggcCGTACACCTCGTCTAAGGTAGATGGACGGTACTTTTCAACCCTGTAGAAGTTAGTACCAAATACTATACTTGAATGAGAATTATGAAACGAAAGTTTCAAAACAGTTCACAAAAGAATTACAAATAAAACTTACCATGGCAAATTGTCCAGTTCCTTTGTTTCAGCCATCGTGATATGATATGATAATGCAAATGTATAAAGTATCCGTAGAGTAAAGATTCCATTGAATAATTGTACGAATCTCAAAAATCGCACAACGCGTTCAATCTCGATCTTCACAATATTCCTACATACACCAAAAGACCCCTACACCAATACTGTTAAAGCTACCAGGAGAACCAACATAAACCAATTAACCATGGATGCCCTGAAGGCAGCATTAGTCACGACGGTCAACTTGCCGACATAGTTACAAGTAGGCCATTGTCCCCCGTTATCCCAGTAGTACGATTGTCGTATAGTTTCGTTGGTGGTGGGACACATGAATCCAAACTGAGCCGGACAGTCTCTCACTATAGCTTCACAGATATTGACACAGGGCATAACTTCGTAGTAAGACAAGTTGGGCATAACAATGTCATTGATAAAACTATTACGAGATTCACCTGGCTTTCTTTCGGTGTATCCGGTTATGTTTCTGGTTGAACATCGAGGAATGGTGATAGCACAGAGCCAGTCCTTATATGAAGATATACAATCACTGCAGGTTTTAATAGGAGAGAATTGGGCCGTATCCTCAGTATCACACAGAATTTGCTGGATAGCCTtactgaagttggtgaagagGTTTCTTGCTTGATTATCGTAGAGAGATCGAACTTCTTCCTTAGAACCACCTGGTGTAGCCGGTACCGAATAGGCAATctggttgcaaaattctaAGTTATAGATTAGTTCACAGGCTTCAGTGTCCAACGTTTCAAACTCAAAGGGACGATACACCGCTCCTCCAAAGTCGCTTCCGTGGAAGTCGGAGATCAAGTACGCTATGTATTTCGTCGATTTGTTAAGTCCCGTGAGATGGAATTGCTGGTGAAGCGAGCCCTGTCTGCTGGTATAGCTACTTTCTATAGTAGCAGGATTCATAAGAGCTGGGCCGTTTCTAACTGCACACCAACTGCTGTTGAGGGTATCGAAATAGTGTCTATAGTCATTTGAATAGACATACAACGAAAACTGCGATCTTGTTGCATTCAACTCCGTGATGTTAAGTCCCTGAACATTGGTCAAATTACCGGTAACTACAAGAGCCGAATCATCGTCTGAATCTATGAATTGTGCCCAGGTCTGATCATCCCACTGGAATACTAAATCGTTCTGGGAAACTCCGATCTGATATGTCCATGTAGCCGTTTTGTTGACGTTTTCAGGCGCCCGCACTACAATATATAGCACCGACTCGTTATTGTTAGAGTTCACAGCCACATCGGCCAATGACTGGACATAGCCATTTTCAAATAACACCATAGTTGAGTATTCTATATTAGTGAATATAGACGAATTAAATGAATAATACACAGCTAAACTGGTCTGGTTGGCTCCTACGTTTGATGGCTGCGTACAAATATTACCCGTGATaaagatcaacaattcgTAGAACTCTCCTAACCCAGAGGTGGTGTTCACACTGAAAGAGTAGTACTTTGTATCACTCTGGACAATAGTATCGCTAATAGGTGTAAACTCATGAAGTCCGTGGGAATTGACGTTGGACACCTTAACGGCTCCTATGTCAAATCGTTTACTGACATTGCCATCTATACTTGGCTTTTTGTTGAGGCTGCTTCCGAATTCTATTTGGTTCATTTCATATTCTTGTGCAATTTCTTCGTATGGATTCTCAACAGGGAGTGCAAGTCCAGCGTCGATATCGAATTCGAAGTTTATGGCCACCGCGCCAGTGGCGAGAAAGAACAGCACGAATGCCACCACAAGATTATTCATGGGACTAGTGGGGAAAGTTTGTAATGAaatgaagacaacaaagaagaatagtTTTGGTTTGATATGCcacttgatgaagatctAGGCTGTGGTAACGAGAGATGCTGCGACTCTCGGTAGAATTGagaaaataaagaagaaatagcGAGAGATAGGGAAAAAAGATTTAGATAATAGGGAAACGTATTGCTAGAATTAGCGAGAAATAGCGAGGATGGCCCAAAACGAACTAGTTAGCAAT
Protein-coding sequences here:
- the MID1 gene encoding integral plasma membrane protein; translation: MNNLVVAFVSFFLATGAVAINFEFDIDAGLALPVENPYEEIAQEYEMNQIEFGSSLNKKPTVKVSNVNSHGLHEFTPISDTIVQSDTKYYSFSVNTTSGLGEFYELLIFITGNICTQPSNVGANQTSLAVYYSFNSSIFTNIEYSTMVLFENGYVQSLADVAVNSNNNESVLYIVVRAPENVNKTATWTYQIGVSQNDLVFQWDDQTWAQFIDSDDDSALVVTGNLTNVQGLNITELNATRSQFSLYVYSNDYRHYFDTLNSSWCAVRNGPALMNPATIESSYTSRQGSLHQQFHLTGLNKSTKYIAYLISDFHGSDFGGAVYRPFEFETLDTEACELIYNLEFCNQIAYSVPATPGGSKEEVRSLYDNQARNLFTNFSKAIQQISCDTEDTAQFSPIKTCSDCISSYKDWLCAITIPRCSTRNITGYTERKPGESRNSFINDIVMPNLSYYEVMPCVNICEAIVRDCPAQFGFMCPTTNETIRQSYYWDNGGQWPTCNYVGKLTVVTNAAFRASMVNWFMLVLSVALTVLV